One genomic segment of Salinigranum rubrum includes these proteins:
- a CDS encoding NADPH:quinone reductase, producing MQAVRFHEYGDESVLRVDEVDRPEATGHDVVVRVAGAGVNPVDTYFREGSYEPFQLPMIPGVDVAGEVVAASEYVDDYEEGDPVVGTGLSMNHFGAYAEYAAVPEDRLAHLPENVDPVAAGGAGVAAVTAWRALVDHAGLQPAESVLVHGGSGGVGHAAVQLAAATGAHVLATAAPEYHARLEALGADAVFDYSSEDLADLVREETGGVDVVLDHRLDDYLQFDAEVAATGARVVGIGENDPEVGFSNDGVARSKDVSYQFMSMFNTPRLADPLERVAYLMGEGDLEIDVARTYDLDEAADAQRDVMEESFLGKLVITP from the coding sequence ATGCAGGCTGTCCGCTTCCACGAGTACGGCGACGAATCGGTACTCCGAGTAGACGAGGTCGACCGGCCGGAGGCGACCGGTCACGACGTCGTCGTCAGGGTGGCCGGCGCGGGCGTCAACCCCGTCGACACCTACTTCCGCGAGGGCTCGTACGAGCCGTTCCAGCTTCCGATGATCCCCGGCGTCGACGTCGCCGGCGAGGTGGTCGCGGCCTCGGAGTACGTCGACGACTACGAGGAGGGTGACCCCGTCGTCGGGACCGGGCTGAGCATGAACCACTTCGGCGCGTACGCCGAGTACGCGGCCGTCCCCGAGGACCGCCTCGCACACCTTCCGGAGAACGTCGACCCCGTCGCCGCCGGCGGCGCGGGCGTCGCCGCCGTCACCGCCTGGCGGGCGCTCGTCGACCACGCGGGGCTCCAGCCGGCAGAATCGGTTCTCGTCCACGGGGGCTCGGGTGGCGTCGGCCACGCGGCCGTCCAACTCGCTGCGGCGACCGGCGCACACGTCCTCGCGACGGCCGCACCCGAGTACCACGCTCGTCTCGAAGCACTGGGAGCCGACGCCGTCTTCGACTACTCGAGCGAGGATCTCGCGGACCTCGTGCGCGAGGAGACCGGCGGCGTCGACGTCGTCCTCGACCACCGCCTCGACGACTACCTCCAGTTCGACGCCGAGGTGGCGGCGACGGGAGCCAGGGTGGTCGGCATCGGCGAGAACGACCCCGAGGTCGGCTTCTCGAACGACGGCGTCGCCCGCAGCAAGGACGTCTCCTACCAGTTCATGAGCATGTTCAACACGCCGCGGCTGGCCGACCCCCTCGAACGCGTCGCCTACCTCATGGGCGAGGGCGACCTCGAAATCGACGTCGCGCGGACCTACGACCTCGACGAGGCCGCCGACGCACAGCGCGACGTCATGGAGGAGTCGTTCCTCGGAAAGCTCGTCATCACGCCGTAG